Genomic DNA from Klebsiella variicola:
GCTGGATGATGGCGCGCTGGATACGGAAATGACCATCGGCGGCACTGAGGCGCTTCTGTTTAAACAGATGGGCAAAGCCACGGTGGACGGCGTGCAGCTGCGCTTTACCGGGTCTATTCAGCGCGACGACACCGGCGAAGTGCAGGCCGTTGAGCTGGTCGTCCGTGGGCGCCACAAAGAGGTGGATTCCGGCGAGTGGAAAACCGGCGAGAGCAATTCCACCAAAGTCAGCAGCGTTAACTGTTACGCGAAGCTGACCATTAACGGTGAAGTGCTCTATGAGGTCGATGCGATCAACATGATTGAAGTTGTTGATGGTGTTGACCTGATGGAAGAACACCGTAACGCCATTGGTCTGTAATTTTTTTCTGGCGCGCGAGGTCGCGCCAGCCAACCCATAACAGGAAAAGAGCATGAGTGAGAAAACAGAAGCAACGGTGAAACTGGATAGCCCGATTAAGCGCGGTGATACCACGATTACGGAAATTGTGCTGCGTAAGCCGCAATCCGGCGCGCTGCGCGGTACGCGACTGCAGGCGGTGATGGAGATGGACGTGGCCTCTATGATGACCGTGATCCCCCGCATCTCCACACCAACGCTGACCCCGCAGGAAATGGCGGACCTCGACCCGGCAGACCTGGCCGCGATGTCTGTCGAGGTGGTCCTTTTTTTGTTGCCGAAGTCGGCACTTGCCGATTTGCCGACAGCCTGACGGTAGATGACCTGGTGGCGGATATCGCCACGATATTTCACTGGCCGCCGTCCGTCACTGACGTTATGCCGCTGACGGAAGTGCTGGAGTGGCGGCACAGAGCGATAATGCGTAGCGGGGCCAGCGATGAGTGATAAAAACCTGCGCCTGCAGGTGGTTCTGAATGCGGTTGATAAACTCACCCGCCCTTTAAAAAATGCGCTGGCTGGCTCGAAGGAGCTGGCCTCCGGCATCCGGCAGACCCGTGATCAGCTTAAACGGCTTAACGACGCGGGGAGCCAGTTAAAATCTTTTGATCAACTCTCACAGAGCCTGAACCGGACCAGCAACGAGCTGGACCAGGCGCGGCTGCGTGCGCAGATGATGACGCGCGAACTGGCAGCGCTCGAATCCCCCACGAAAAAACAGACGCAGGCGCTTGAGGCGCAATGGCGCGCCGTATCACGCCTGGAACAAAAGCAGCAGCAGGAAACGCGGCAGATGGCGGCAACCAAGGCGGAGCTGTACCGCCTTGGCATCTCTGCGGGCGGCGGTGCCCGTGAAACAGCCCGCATTACCCGCGAAACGGATCGCTATAACCAGCAGCTGGCAGAGCAGGAGCGGCGCTTACGGGACGTGGGCGAGCGCCAGCGCAAGCTGAATGCGATCAGGGCCAAAGCTGACAAGATGCGCGACGTGCGTAACAACCTGGCGGGGAACGGTGCCGGGATGATGGCCGCCGGGGTGACAACGGGCGCGACGCTGCTGGCGCCTATTCGCGCCTACTCGAAATCAGAGAACGCCGCTAACCAGCTGGCAGGATCAATGATGGGACCTGGCGGAAAGGTGGCGCCTGAGTTCCTGAAGCTGAACAAGCTGGCGATAGCCCTGGGGGACCGGTTGCCCGGTACTACGGCAGATTTTCAGAACATGATGACCATGTTACGACGTCAGGGGATGTCAGCGCAGGTTATCCTGGGCGGGCTGGGTGAGTCGGCGGCTTACCTTGGCGTGCAGCTGCAGATGGCGCCGACGGAGGCCGCAGAGTTTGCCGCAAAATTGCAGGACGCCACGCAGACCACCGAAAAAGACATGATGAGCCTGATGGATCTTATCCAGCGTGGTTTTTATGCGGGCGTAGACCCCGGGAATATGCTGCAGGGTTTTTCAAAAATCAGTAGCGCGATGAGTATTCTAAATAAGAAAGGGATAGATGCAGCTAAAACCTTTGCCCCCCTGCTGGTTATGGCTGACCAGGCAAGTATGGCCGGGGAGTCTGCTGGGAATGCGTACCGGAAAATATTCCAGGCTGCCCTGGATGCAAAGAAAATTAAAGCTGTTAATGATGATCTAAAAGGGACCGGCATTAAGTTTAATTTTTCTGATGGTAAGGGAGGATTTGGTGGGCTGGAAAATATGTATGTCCAGCTAAGTAAGCTGAGCAAACTTACTCCCGAAAAGCAGATGGCAACAAAAAAAGACCTGTTTGGCAATGATTCAGAAACGCTGCAGGCGTTGGATATCATGATCCAAAAAGGTATTGATGGTTATCGTGAAACAGTAGCGAAGCTGGAGAACCAGGCAACTCTGCGCGAGCGCGTCGATGCATCGCTTAATACTCTGGGCAACAAATGGGAAGCCGCTGGCGGCTCCTTTACCAACGCCATGGCGAGCATCGGTGAAACCGTCGCGCCGGTGCTGAAAAATATTGCGGACTGGCTGGGTAATCTGGCGTCCGCGCTGGATGGTTTTGTGAAGCGTCATCCGCAACTGACGGCGGCGCTATTTAAAATTGCGGCCGTATTTGCCGTGGTAGCTACCGCAGCGGGTGTGGTGTCACTGGCCCTGGCATCCATTTTGGGTCCTATGGCGGTAGTGCGGGTAAGTGCTGGCATTCTCCAGCTGAAATTTGCTTCTGCGTTTGGTCTGGTCACAAGAGTAATTGGCGGTGCAGGCCAGGCGGTCATCTGGTTAGGCCGGTTGATGATGGCTAACCCCATTCTGGCGATAGTTGGCCTGATTGCGATGGGAGCCATCTATATCTGGCAGAACTGGGAAACGCTGGGGCCGAAGTTTAAAGCACTCTGGGATGCCATCACGTCAGGGGGGTCAGTAGCCTGGGCTGTGATTAAGCAGACCATAAGCAGCAAATGGGATGAAATTCTGAGTGATGTTGCCGCGCTGCCCGCAAAATTTAAAGCGGTGGGCGGGGCGATTATTGACGGCATCCTGAGTGGTATCAATGAGAAATGGGAAACGCTTAAGAGCAAGCTGGCATCGGTCAAAAGCTATCTCCCGGACTGGATGACCGGCGGCGATAATTCGCAGGGCGCCTCACCGCAGAAAAAGACCCCAAGATTTTTCGCGGGGATGTATGACAGCGGTGGTTATATTCCACGTGGGCAGGTGGGTATTGCTGGCGAGAATGGCCCGGAGCTGATTAACGGTCCGGCCTATGTGACCAGCCGCAGGAGAACGGCCGCGCTGGCGTCCGTAGTCGCCGGAATGATGGGGGGAGCAATGCCAGCAGAGGCCGCCCCGCTTCATCCCATGAGTCTGCCGGCAGCTTCATACCGTCCTGTAACTGATAAGCCAGCAGGCAGCCAGCCTGTATTCCAGTTTGAAACCCATGCGCAAATTATTATCCAGGCTCTGCCCGGTCAGAGCGCGCAGGATATTGCGCAGGAAGTTGCACGGCAGCTTGATGCGCGCGAGCGACGCATGAAGGCGAAGGCCCGCAGCAATTTCAGTGATCAAGGGGGGTACGATTCATGATGATGGTCCTGGGCTTGTTTGTGTTTCAGTTGCGCACGGTTCCCTATCAGCAACTGCAGTATCAGCGGAACTGGCGCCATGTGACCAACAACCGCGTTAATCGCCGTCCGACAACGCAATTTTTGGGGCCAGATAACGATCAGCTGACGCTCTCCGGCGTTCTCATGCCGGAAGTGACCGGCGGCCGGTTGTCGTTGCTGGCGCTGGAGCTGATGGCAGAGCAGGGGAAGGCGTGGCCGCTGATCGAGGGTGGTGGGACTATCTACGGCATGTATGTGATTGAGAGCCTTAACCAGACGAAAACGGAATTTTTCGCCAGTGGGGAAGCCAGGAAAATAGAGTTTTCGCTGGGGCTTAAACGGGTGGATGAGTCCCTGTCTGAAATGTTCGGCAGTCTGAGCGATCAGCTTAGCAGTCTGCAGGATTCTGCCGCCGCCGCAGTAGGGAACATCAGATCCACGGTAGGAGGGTTGCTGCAGTGAGCGAGATGGCTGATTTACTCAACCTCGGAAGCAAGACCCCGGCATTTCGGATCGTGATTGAAGGTAAAGATGCCACGCAGACGCTGGATAAACGTCTGCTGGGTATGACACTGACCGACAACCGCGGATTTGAAGCTGACCAGCTTGATCTGGAGCTGGACGACGCCGACGGCCTGGTAATTATGCCGCGTCGTGGCGCAGTGATTTCTCTGGCGCTGGGATGGAAAGGCGAGCCGCTGTACTCAAAAGGTAAGTTTACCGTTGACGAAATAGAGCATAGCGGCAGCCCGGACAGGCTGACAATCCGTGCCCGTAGTGCTGATTTCAGGGAAACGCTGAATGTCCGGCGTGAGAAGTCCTGGCACAAAACGACGGTGGGCGATGTGGTGAAAGACATTGCCGCGCGGCACAGCCTTAAAGTAGCTATAGGAAAAGATGTTGCTGCGATGGCGCTGGATCACCTGGACCAGACCAACGAAAGCGACGCCAGCTTTTTAATGAAGCTGGCGCGGCAGTATGGCGCGATTGCCTCAGTCAAGGACGGTAATCTGCTGTTTATCCGGCAGGGACAGGGGAAAACAGCAAGTGGTAAACCGTTGCCGGTCATCACTATTACCCGTAAGGACGGAGACAGTCACCGGTTTAGCCTGGCTGACAGGGGAGCATATACGGGTGTTATCGCTCACTGGCTGCATACCCGGGAACCGGAAAAGAAAGAAACGGCAAAGGTGAAGCGCCGCCGGAGGACGACAAAACCCAAAGAGCCGGAAGCAAAGCAGGGGGATTACCTGGTCGGAACGGATGAGAATGTGCTGGTTCTGAACCGTACCTATGCGAACCGCAGTAATGCAGAACGGGCTGCAAAAATGAACTGGGAGCGGCTGCAGCGCGGTGTGGCGTCATTTTCTCTCCAGCTGGCAGAAGGCCGCGCGGATCTGTATACAGAAATGCCCGTTAAGGTCAGCGGTTTTAAACAGCCCATTGATGATGCGGAATGGACCATCACAACGTTAACGCACACGGTCAACCCGGATAGCGGATTTACGACCAGTATCGAACTAGAAGTGAAAATTGATGATCTCAATATTGAATGAGTGGTTCTCAATATTGATATTGTGTATTATTAACGCGACTTCAGAGGCATCAGCGGAGAAACGGACATGATGAATTGCCCAAAATGCGGACATGCGGCGCATACACGGAGTAGCTTTCGGGTAACGGACCAAACGAAAGAGCGTTATTGTCAGTGCCAGAACATCAATTGCGGAACAACCTTTATCACTCATGAAACCGTAGTACGATTCATCATGACCCCAGGTGTAATTGATAATGCCCCTCCTCATCCGATGTTAGGCGGGCAGGGGCATATGAATTTTTAATCCAACGACCTGTATACCAAAGGGGTTTACGGAATGGGTTTTATAAAACTTTGCCTGTAAGCCTGTGCCTCATCAAATTGCATTGCTCCTGCTTTTTGGCATTCAATACCGCCAGCATCTATCTCAAAACCCTGGTCGAGAGAGACGTTAAGCAGTCTTATCTTCTTGATTGTTTCGGGTTTCCATTTGTGCATGGATAGGTCAGTGCAAATACCATTAAACATTGCATCAGCTGCATCAATGTGCAACTTCTGTTTGCTGTATTTGATCGAGAGTACCCC
This window encodes:
- a CDS encoding phage major tail tube protein, which produces MALPRKLKHLNIFNAGNNWMGIAESVTLPKFTRKLENYRGGGMPGSVGIDLGLDDGALDTEMTIGGTEALLFKQMGKATVDGVQLRFTGSIQRDDTGEVQAVELVVRGRHKEVDSGEWKTGESNSTKVSSVNCYAKLTINGEVLYEVDAINMIEVVDGVDLMEEHRNAIGL
- a CDS encoding phage tail assembly protein; this translates as MSEKTEATVKLDSPIKRGDTTITEIVLRKPQSGALRGTRLQAVMEMDVASMMTVIPRISTPTLTPQEMADLDPADLAAMSVEVVLFLLPKSALADLPTA
- a CDS encoding GpE family phage tail protein, translated to MADIATIFHWPPSVTDVMPLTEVLEWRHRAIMRSGASDE
- a CDS encoding phage tail tape measure protein, giving the protein MSDKNLRLQVVLNAVDKLTRPLKNALAGSKELASGIRQTRDQLKRLNDAGSQLKSFDQLSQSLNRTSNELDQARLRAQMMTRELAALESPTKKQTQALEAQWRAVSRLEQKQQQETRQMAATKAELYRLGISAGGGARETARITRETDRYNQQLAEQERRLRDVGERQRKLNAIRAKADKMRDVRNNLAGNGAGMMAAGVTTGATLLAPIRAYSKSENAANQLAGSMMGPGGKVAPEFLKLNKLAIALGDRLPGTTADFQNMMTMLRRQGMSAQVILGGLGESAAYLGVQLQMAPTEAAEFAAKLQDATQTTEKDMMSLMDLIQRGFYAGVDPGNMLQGFSKISSAMSILNKKGIDAAKTFAPLLVMADQASMAGESAGNAYRKIFQAALDAKKIKAVNDDLKGTGIKFNFSDGKGGFGGLENMYVQLSKLSKLTPEKQMATKKDLFGNDSETLQALDIMIQKGIDGYRETVAKLENQATLRERVDASLNTLGNKWEAAGGSFTNAMASIGETVAPVLKNIADWLGNLASALDGFVKRHPQLTAALFKIAAVFAVVATAAGVVSLALASILGPMAVVRVSAGILQLKFASAFGLVTRVIGGAGQAVIWLGRLMMANPILAIVGLIAMGAIYIWQNWETLGPKFKALWDAITSGGSVAWAVIKQTISSKWDEILSDVAALPAKFKAVGGAIIDGILSGINEKWETLKSKLASVKSYLPDWMTGGDNSQGASPQKKTPRFFAGMYDSGGYIPRGQVGIAGENGPELINGPAYVTSRRRTAALASVVAGMMGGAMPAEAAPLHPMSLPAASYRPVTDKPAGSQPVFQFETHAQIIIQALPGQSAQDIAQEVARQLDARERRMKAKARSNFSDQGGYDS
- a CDS encoding phage tail protein gives rise to the protein MMMVLGLFVFQLRTVPYQQLQYQRNWRHVTNNRVNRRPTTQFLGPDNDQLTLSGVLMPEVTGGRLSLLALELMAEQGKAWPLIEGGGTIYGMYVIESLNQTKTEFFASGEARKIEFSLGLKRVDESLSEMFGSLSDQLSSLQDSAAAAVGNIRSTVGGLLQ
- a CDS encoding phage late control D family protein, coding for MADLLNLGSKTPAFRIVIEGKDATQTLDKRLLGMTLTDNRGFEADQLDLELDDADGLVIMPRRGAVISLALGWKGEPLYSKGKFTVDEIEHSGSPDRLTIRARSADFRETLNVRREKSWHKTTVGDVVKDIAARHSLKVAIGKDVAAMALDHLDQTNESDASFLMKLARQYGAIASVKDGNLLFIRQGQGKTASGKPLPVITITRKDGDSHRFSLADRGAYTGVIAHWLHTREPEKKETAKVKRRRRTTKPKEPEAKQGDYLVGTDENVLVLNRTYANRSNAERAAKMNWERLQRGVASFSLQLAEGRADLYTEMPVKVSGFKQPIDDAEWTITTLTHTVNPDSGFTTSIELEVKIDDLNIE
- a CDS encoding ogr/Delta-like zinc finger family protein, producing MMNCPKCGHAAHTRSSFRVTDQTKERYCQCQNINCGTTFITHETVVRFIMTPGVIDNAPPHPMLGGQGHMNF